A single Columba livia isolate bColLiv1 breed racing homer chromosome 22, bColLiv1.pat.W.v2, whole genome shotgun sequence DNA region contains:
- the RAB44 gene encoding ras-related protein Rab-44 isoform X2 has protein sequence MCVLPAPRSRGSKQETCEHQQLSITPKRKVALSKRQDESSGQVGCPRCGTRIPPGPGSPAAPRAPKLRVPLGTRERSEAGAMAERRAAGKSRRLGSSRRKQLHNSSGETPAPAPSPGEEPPWASEIVQRVQELLRERDKEQAGFITRSDMQKLQEEDFPCSTEELELIFDGLDAAGTGRLSTEEFTTGLRQFLSSQKAARDHRRRKTASRRVRLAIPSVMLEGADSEEQRHFAAFMDQLGTENISEEQEIWQLWVKLRQDEPQLLGNLEEFLAKMRHRIQEARSKKEALEKTLNKCVAEHEQEVQQLCETLEQQIQEERQRLQQELETRCRSLRSTQQAASAENRQLEESNRVLEDRLRLLHRQLQQTHERLRTTRAAVALEGVEEMGDRAVAELPGEVPLSPQMGPEKSEKHRSEMRIRLGSQSTKPKSTHQVVWEKLPVEISVLGAPRRASSTEEEPFPECLKEERLSDQSSLLREMNEAIAALSKQLKPPALGAPPAPTDAARHPQDDAEPQMEPEGDTAHGATPGGLRETLLGHIGREVFEGDLKKGPAAAELRAADVTQAGASVGAGNRRAEEPRGEQGQSPEEAQRMLFLQGKGIGVKELMVEAAEHLQGAPGGSVEAGEQLVEVEGEGWMQEKKGWEKEHLPGEAEEAAVNQGENLQAGLGAPEAGQAGLAAGWQLATGELGPAVEECAQPSGKTPGEEADPPSGLSQKIEIEPGEHMEPEPPSWDEAQTGAAQGDGVLPRVTVAPDPVVLQEECVSVEVHPWGETSDADVLAAPARHGGSSGAGMEDGEVEVPQPRGESVMWAAARGVSVGAEVPPADVQEGRMGRDVQPLEAQGSHANVQLCAEVEAALQPPGEAGSLGTQPGGSVAPDVQPLEEGDEAELGLGEETGAAVVHGERPSPAETPVVSPDLGGLSPVKAQALELVGAEESQADTHGDPSPEDPQGGEDGAAMQLGDEAEDGGRGQGERGLQQEPVLDPQGAGVGQGEVAGAGAEPRELENQGADVNGQLIAEVDELKSTPGGSAETDLQQLSEAGSLDTEQGWNMAPDVQSLDQVDKPESVEMVESEDSWADMQLHGGASPESPQGGEVHAAVHLTEEAEDEAQGQDEHGLQQEPVLHPHGVTPGHGEGAPGGVQPPEEAESLGRLQDQSTGANVQLLTETDELKPTPGGNMEADLWLWSETSSLDTEQGGNVAPDVQPLAQVDKPELVETVQSEDSWADTQLWGGLGPEGPRQGGAGAAVQLGEEAGDGAPGQGERELLLEPVLDTQAEGAGAGVQVWEEAVMLDMLEDQHTGVNVQLLTEAEELKSASGGSTGADVAPLGAAGMREGAQRHSPGLEAGLCAAHTVDMCKENAGECVSPLAEELPHPKHAAADAEGPVLGALAGPNGQILEGTQTLEMLQGERAEAEERPLDGAQGLEGVQAERLEAGARILAETQSLGIKQGRDDGESVLASPVSKVTLQTSMLKLETMMQEDVLIPDVWQPGASGQAAQSKLQVQVSGQGDNMSFHTVSQPPEKLPHMVEMEQADGPSEHPKQEVPPASTLRTRVQQEGDAGSDQLGMVPGDSSLGGAANSSTQPQQQLLGEQSGDLNFAPRQKQQEVGQNTSQEGKASAGEPGATAAGGAGAAPGGSPEVSPDPDHLFNVLFVGDSHVGKTSFLYRLHADTFNPHLTATVGLDYQVKNLIVDNRRFALRLWDSAGQERYRSITKQFFRKADGVVLMYDITSEYSFSDVRYWLSCIQEGAEDGVAILLLGNKTDCAAQRQVPTEEGERLAKEHQLMFYECSAASGHNVSESMVSFIRLLKDREDKLKNKAEEEPKPPQKKKGCCW, from the exons GAGTGAAGCGGGAGCCATGGCTGAGCGCCGGGCAGCTGGCAAGAGCCGGCGCTTGGGCTCCAGCCGGCGCAAGCAGCTGCACAAcagctctggtgagaccccagcaccagcccccagccccggcgAGGAGCCACCATGGGCATCCGAAATAGTGCAGAGGGTGCAGGAGCTCCTCAGGGAGCGGGACAAGGAGCAGGCGGGGTTCATCACCCGCTCGGACATGCAG aaatTGCAGGAGGAGGATTTCCCGTGCAGCACGGAGGAGCTGGAGCTCATCTTCGATGGGCTGGATGCTGCCGGCACCGGGCGGTTGAGCACCGAGGAGTTCACTACCGGGCTCC GGCAGTTCCTCAGCTCCCAAAAAGCTGCCAGGGACCATCGCCGGCGCAAAACAGCATCCCGGAGGGTCCGCTTGGCCATCCCCAGTGTGATGTTGGAGGGGGCGGACAGCGAGGAGCAGAGACACTTTGCTGCTTTTATGGACCAGCTGGGCACAGAAAACATCTCTGAAGA ACAGGAGATCTGGCAGCTCTGGGTGAAGCTCCGGCAGGACGAACCCCAGCTCCTGGGAAACCTGGAGGAGTTTCTGGCCAAGATGAGGCACCGCATCCAAGAAGCCAGGAGCAAGAAGGAGGCTTTGGAGAAGACTCTGAACAA GTGTGTGGCCGAGCATGAGCAGGaggtgcagcagctctgcgAGACCCTGGAGCAGCAGATCCAGGAGGAGCGGCAGCggctgcagcaggag CTGGAGACGCGGTGCCGCAGCCTCCGCAGCACACAGCAAGCTGCCAGCGCCGAAAACCGGCAGCTGGAGGAGAGTAACCGGGTGCTGGAGGATCGTCTGCGGCTCCTTCACCGGCAGCTCCAGCAAACCCACGAGCGCCTGAGGACCACGAGGGCCGCGGTGGCTCTGGAGGGTGTGGAGGAGATGGG GGACAGAGCGGTGGCAGAGCTGCCTGGCGAGgtgcccctgtccccacag ATGGGGCCGGAGAAGAGCGAGAAGCACCGCTCCGAGATGAGGATCAGGCTGGGGTCTCAGAGCACCAAACCAAAGAGCACCCACCAAGT GGTTTGGGAAAAGCTGCCAGTAGAAATAAGCGTTTTGGGAGCCCCACGGAGAGCAAGCTCCACGGAAGAGGAGCCCTTCCCAGAATGTCTGAAAGAGGAACGCTTGTCTGACCAAAGCTCTTTGCTAAGAGAGATGAATGAAGCAATAGCAGCTCTGAGCAAACAGCTGAAGCCACCAGCCCTGGgtgcaccccctgcacccaCAGATGCTGCCCGTCACCCCCAGGACGATGCTGAGCCCCAAATGGAACCGGAGGGAGACACAGCCCATGGCGCAACCCCCGGGGGCCTGCGAGAGACCCTCCTCGGCCACATCGGTCGTGAGGTGTTTGAAGGAGACTTGAAAAAGGGaccagctgcagctgagcttCGCGCTGCAGACGTGACACAAGCTGGTGCGTCCGTGGGAGCCGGGAACCGCAGGGCTGAGGAGCCGCGGGGAGAGCAGGGGCAGAGCCCGGAGGAGGCACAGAGGATGTTATTCCTGCAAGGAAAGGGCATCGGGGTGAAGGAGCTGATGGTAGAGGCAGCTGAGCATCTGCAGGGAGCACCAGGAGGGAGCGTGGAGGCAGGAGAGCAGTTGGTGGAGGTGGAAGGAGAAGGAtggatgcaggaaaaaaaaggctgggaAAAGGAACATCTCCCAGGGGAAGCTGAGGAAGCAGCAGTAAATCAGGGAGAAAATCTGCAGGCAGGTCTGGGGGCACCTGAGGCTGGGCAGGCAGGTCTAGCAGCGGGATGGCAGCTTGCCACGGGTGAGCTTGGCCCGGCTGTAGAAGAGTGTGCGCAGCCCTCGGGTAAAACTCCAGGAGAAGAGGCTGATCCCCCATCAGGTCTCTCCCAGAAGATTGAAATAGAGCCTGGAGAGCACATGGAGCCAGAGCCACCGTCCTGGGATGAGGCACAAACGGGAGCAGCCCAGGGGGATGGTGTCCTCCCCAGGGTAACAGTGGCTCCTGACCCTGTGGTGCTGCAGGAAGAGTGTGTCAGTGTGGAGGTGCATCCCTGGGGAGAGACCTCGGATGCCGATGTGCTGGCAGCCCCAGCTCGGCATGGAGGGAGCAGCGGAGCTGGGATGGAGGACGGGGAGGTGGAGGTACCGCAGCCACGGGGTGAGTCTGTGATGTGGGCCGCAGCGCGGGGAGTGAGTGTGGGTGCAGAGGTGCCACCTGCCGATGTGCAGGAAGGCAGAATGGGAAGAGATGTGCAACCGCTGGAGGCCCAGGGCAGCCATGCCAACGTGCAGCTGTGTGCAGAGGTggaggcagctctgcagcccccgGGTGAGGCTGGGTCCTTGGGGACACAGCCTGGGGGGAGCGTGGCTCCAGATGTGCAACCGCTGGAGGAAGGTGATGAAGCAGAGTTAGGGCTGGGGGAGGAAACGGGTGCTGCTGTGGTGCATGGTGAGAGGCCTTCCCCAGCCGAAACCCCTGTGGTGAGCCCAGACCTGGGTGGGCTGTCCCCAGTTAAGGCTCAGGCACTGGAACTGGTAGGGGCAGAGGAATCTCAGGCAGACACACATGGGGATCCCAGTCCAGAAGACCCCCAGGGAGGGGAGGATGGAGCAGCCATGCAGCTCGGGGATGAGGCTGAGGATGGGGGACGAGGGCAGGGTGAGCGTGGGCTGCAACAGGAGCCTGTGCTCGATCCGCAGGGAGCAGGAGTCGGGCAGGGAGAGGTGGCTGGGGCAGGCGCGGAACCTCGGGAGCTGGAGAACCAGGGCGCTGATGTCAATGGGCAGCTGATTGCAGAGGTGGACGAGCTCAAATCAACCCCAGGAGGGAGCGCAGAGACAGATCTGCAGCAGCTGAGTGAGGCCGGCTCCCTGGATACAGAACAGGGATGGAACATGGCTCCAGATGTGCAATCCTTGGATCAGGTTGATAAACCAGAGTCAGTGGAAATGGTGGAGTCAGAGGACTCCTGGGCAGACATGCAGCTGCATGGGGGTGCCAGCCCAGAAAGTCCCCAAGGAGGGGAGGTCCATGCAGCTGTACATCTCACAGAGGAGGCTGAGGATGAGGCACAAGGGCAGGATGAGCATGGGCTGCAACAGGAGCCTGTGCTTCACCCCCATGGAGTGACCCCCGGGCATGGAGAGGGGGCTCCTGGAGGTGTGCAGCCCCCTGAGGAGGCTGAGAGCCTGGGCAGGCTGCAGGACCAGAGCACTGGGGCAAATGTGCAGCTGCTGACAGAGACAGATGAGCTCAAACCAACCCCAGGAGGGAACATGGAGGCAGATCTGTGGCTCTGGAGTGAGACCAGCTCCTTGGACACAGAGCAGGGAGGGAACGTGGCTCCAGATGTGCAACCCCTGGCTCAGGTTGATAAACCAGAGTTAGTGGAAACGGTGCAGTCAGAGGACTCCTGGGCAGACACGCAGCTGTGGGGGGGGCTCGGCCCAGAAGGCCCAAGGCAAgggggggctggagcagccgTGCAGCTTGGGGAGGAGGCTGGGGATGGGGCACCAGGGCAGGGTGAGCGTGAGCTGCTCCTCGAGCCTGTGCTCGATACACAGGCAGAGGGGGCTGGGGCAGGTGTGCAAGTGTGGGAAGAGGCTGTAATgctggacatgctggaggaCCAGCACACCGGTGTCAATGTCCAGCTGCTTACGGAGGCAGAAGAGCTCAAATCCGCCTCGGGAGGAAGCACGGGGGCAGATGTggcacccctgggtgcagcTGGGATGAGGGAAGGGGCACAGAGGCACAGTCCTGGCTTGGAGGCAGGTCTGTGTGCAGCTCACACTGTGGACATGTGCAAGGAGAATGCTGGTGAATGTGTGTCCCCTCTGGCTGAGGAACTGCCACATCCCAAGCATGCTGCTGCTGATGCTGAGGGTCCTGTGCTGGGAGCACTCGCTGGTCCCAATGGGCAGATCCTGGAGGGTACCCAGACACTGGAAATGCTGCAGGGAGAGAGGGCTGAAGCAGAGGAGAGGCCTTTGGATGGAGCGCAAGGTCTGGAAGGGGTGCAGGCAGAGAGGCTGGAGGCAGGAGCAAGGATTTTGGCTGAAACTCAGAGTTTAGGGATAAAGCAGGGCCGTGATGATGGTGAATCTGTGCTGGCATCCCCAGTCTCCAAGGTGACATTGCAAACCAGCATGCTAAAGCTGGAAACCATGATGCAGGAGGATGTTCTCATTCCAGatgtgtggcagccaggtgcttCGGGACAGGCGGCCCAAAGCAAGCTCCAGGTGCAGGTCTCAGGACAGGGAGATAACATGAGTTTTCACACAGTTTCCCAGCCGCCAGAGAAGCTGCCACACATGGTGGAAATGGAGCAGGCAGATGGACCTTCTGAGCATCCAAAACAAGAGGTGCCACCAGCATCAACCCTTCGCACAAGGGTGCAGCAAGAGGGAGATGCTGGCAGTGATCAGCTGGGGATGGTCCCTGGAGACAGCTCTCTGGGGGGTGCAGCCAACAGCAGCACGCAGCCTCAACAGCAGCTCTTGGGAGAACAGAGCGGAGACCTCAACTTTGCTCCACGGCAGAAGCAGCAAGAGGTTGGGCAGAACACAAGCCAGGAAGGCAAGGCCAGCGCAGGAGAGCCAGGGGCCACGGCTGCAggtggggcaggagctgctccaggaGGTTCTCCTGAAGTTTCCCCAGACCCAGACCATCTCTTCAACGTGCTGTTCGTCGGGGACTCCCACGTGGGCAAAACATCCTTCCTGTACCGCTTGCACGCCGACACCTTCAACCCACACCTCACCGCCACAGTAG GACTGGATTATCAGGTCAAAAACCTCATTGTGGACAACAGGCGCTTTGCCCTCCGTCTGTGGGACTCAGCTGGCCAAGAAAG GTACCGCAGCATCACCAAGCAGTTCTTCCGCAAGGCGGACGGGGTCGTGCTGATGTACGACATCACCTCGGAATATTCCTTCTCGGACGTGCGGTACTGGCTGAGCTGCATCCAG GAAGGAGCAGAAGATGGAGTTGCTATTTTGCTTCTCGGGAACAAAACCGACTGTGCTGCACAGAGACAGGTCCCTACGGAGGAGGGGGAACGCTTGGCCAAG GAGCATCAGCTCATGTTTTACGAATGCAGTGCTGCCTCGGGCCACAACGTCTCCGAGTCCATGGTCAGCTTCATCAG gTTGCTCAAAGATCGTGAAGATAAATTGAAGAATAAGGCAGAAGAGGAACCAAAGCCACCTCAGAAGAAAAAGGGCTGCTGCTGGTGA
- the RAB44 gene encoding ras-related protein Rab-44 isoform X1 gives MCVLPAPRSRGSKQETCEHQQLSITPKRKVALSKRQDESSGQVGCPRCGTRIPPGPGSPAAPRAPKLRVPLGTRERSEAGAMAERRAAGKSRRLGSSRRKQLHNSSGETPAPAPSPGEEPPWASEIVQRVQELLRERDKEQAGFITRSDMQKLQEEDFPCSTEELELIFDGLDAAGTGRLSTEEFTTGLRQFLSSQKAARDHRRRKTASRRVRLAIPSVMLEGADSEEQRHFAAFMDQLGTENISEEQEIWQLWVKLRQDEPQLLGNLEEFLAKMRHRIQEARSKKEALEKTLNKCVAEHEQEVQQLCETLEQQIQEERQRLQQESVARSHQHSVELQRALDASEREAQRLVMAQMELETRCRSLRSTQQAASAENRQLEESNRVLEDRLRLLHRQLQQTHERLRTTRAAVALEGVEEMGDRAVAELPGEVPLSPQMGPEKSEKHRSEMRIRLGSQSTKPKSTHQVVWEKLPVEISVLGAPRRASSTEEEPFPECLKEERLSDQSSLLREMNEAIAALSKQLKPPALGAPPAPTDAARHPQDDAEPQMEPEGDTAHGATPGGLRETLLGHIGREVFEGDLKKGPAAAELRAADVTQAGASVGAGNRRAEEPRGEQGQSPEEAQRMLFLQGKGIGVKELMVEAAEHLQGAPGGSVEAGEQLVEVEGEGWMQEKKGWEKEHLPGEAEEAAVNQGENLQAGLGAPEAGQAGLAAGWQLATGELGPAVEECAQPSGKTPGEEADPPSGLSQKIEIEPGEHMEPEPPSWDEAQTGAAQGDGVLPRVTVAPDPVVLQEECVSVEVHPWGETSDADVLAAPARHGGSSGAGMEDGEVEVPQPRGESVMWAAARGVSVGAEVPPADVQEGRMGRDVQPLEAQGSHANVQLCAEVEAALQPPGEAGSLGTQPGGSVAPDVQPLEEGDEAELGLGEETGAAVVHGERPSPAETPVVSPDLGGLSPVKAQALELVGAEESQADTHGDPSPEDPQGGEDGAAMQLGDEAEDGGRGQGERGLQQEPVLDPQGAGVGQGEVAGAGAEPRELENQGADVNGQLIAEVDELKSTPGGSAETDLQQLSEAGSLDTEQGWNMAPDVQSLDQVDKPESVEMVESEDSWADMQLHGGASPESPQGGEVHAAVHLTEEAEDEAQGQDEHGLQQEPVLHPHGVTPGHGEGAPGGVQPPEEAESLGRLQDQSTGANVQLLTETDELKPTPGGNMEADLWLWSETSSLDTEQGGNVAPDVQPLAQVDKPELVETVQSEDSWADTQLWGGLGPEGPRQGGAGAAVQLGEEAGDGAPGQGERELLLEPVLDTQAEGAGAGVQVWEEAVMLDMLEDQHTGVNVQLLTEAEELKSASGGSTGADVAPLGAAGMREGAQRHSPGLEAGLCAAHTVDMCKENAGECVSPLAEELPHPKHAAADAEGPVLGALAGPNGQILEGTQTLEMLQGERAEAEERPLDGAQGLEGVQAERLEAGARILAETQSLGIKQGRDDGESVLASPVSKVTLQTSMLKLETMMQEDVLIPDVWQPGASGQAAQSKLQVQVSGQGDNMSFHTVSQPPEKLPHMVEMEQADGPSEHPKQEVPPASTLRTRVQQEGDAGSDQLGMVPGDSSLGGAANSSTQPQQQLLGEQSGDLNFAPRQKQQEVGQNTSQEGKASAGEPGATAAGGAGAAPGGSPEVSPDPDHLFNVLFVGDSHVGKTSFLYRLHADTFNPHLTATVGLDYQVKNLIVDNRRFALRLWDSAGQERYRSITKQFFRKADGVVLMYDITSEYSFSDVRYWLSCIQEGAEDGVAILLLGNKTDCAAQRQVPTEEGERLAKEHQLMFYECSAASGHNVSESMVSFIRLLKDREDKLKNKAEEEPKPPQKKKGCCW, from the exons GAGTGAAGCGGGAGCCATGGCTGAGCGCCGGGCAGCTGGCAAGAGCCGGCGCTTGGGCTCCAGCCGGCGCAAGCAGCTGCACAAcagctctggtgagaccccagcaccagcccccagccccggcgAGGAGCCACCATGGGCATCCGAAATAGTGCAGAGGGTGCAGGAGCTCCTCAGGGAGCGGGACAAGGAGCAGGCGGGGTTCATCACCCGCTCGGACATGCAG aaatTGCAGGAGGAGGATTTCCCGTGCAGCACGGAGGAGCTGGAGCTCATCTTCGATGGGCTGGATGCTGCCGGCACCGGGCGGTTGAGCACCGAGGAGTTCACTACCGGGCTCC GGCAGTTCCTCAGCTCCCAAAAAGCTGCCAGGGACCATCGCCGGCGCAAAACAGCATCCCGGAGGGTCCGCTTGGCCATCCCCAGTGTGATGTTGGAGGGGGCGGACAGCGAGGAGCAGAGACACTTTGCTGCTTTTATGGACCAGCTGGGCACAGAAAACATCTCTGAAGA ACAGGAGATCTGGCAGCTCTGGGTGAAGCTCCGGCAGGACGAACCCCAGCTCCTGGGAAACCTGGAGGAGTTTCTGGCCAAGATGAGGCACCGCATCCAAGAAGCCAGGAGCAAGAAGGAGGCTTTGGAGAAGACTCTGAACAA GTGTGTGGCCGAGCATGAGCAGGaggtgcagcagctctgcgAGACCCTGGAGCAGCAGATCCAGGAGGAGCGGCAGCggctgcagcaggag AGCGTGGCCCGGAGCCACCAGCACAGCGTGGAGCTGCAGCGAGCGCTGGATGCCAGTGAGAGGGAGGCGCAGCGCTTGGTCATGGCACAGATGGAG CTGGAGACGCGGTGCCGCAGCCTCCGCAGCACACAGCAAGCTGCCAGCGCCGAAAACCGGCAGCTGGAGGAGAGTAACCGGGTGCTGGAGGATCGTCTGCGGCTCCTTCACCGGCAGCTCCAGCAAACCCACGAGCGCCTGAGGACCACGAGGGCCGCGGTGGCTCTGGAGGGTGTGGAGGAGATGGG GGACAGAGCGGTGGCAGAGCTGCCTGGCGAGgtgcccctgtccccacag ATGGGGCCGGAGAAGAGCGAGAAGCACCGCTCCGAGATGAGGATCAGGCTGGGGTCTCAGAGCACCAAACCAAAGAGCACCCACCAAGT GGTTTGGGAAAAGCTGCCAGTAGAAATAAGCGTTTTGGGAGCCCCACGGAGAGCAAGCTCCACGGAAGAGGAGCCCTTCCCAGAATGTCTGAAAGAGGAACGCTTGTCTGACCAAAGCTCTTTGCTAAGAGAGATGAATGAAGCAATAGCAGCTCTGAGCAAACAGCTGAAGCCACCAGCCCTGGgtgcaccccctgcacccaCAGATGCTGCCCGTCACCCCCAGGACGATGCTGAGCCCCAAATGGAACCGGAGGGAGACACAGCCCATGGCGCAACCCCCGGGGGCCTGCGAGAGACCCTCCTCGGCCACATCGGTCGTGAGGTGTTTGAAGGAGACTTGAAAAAGGGaccagctgcagctgagcttCGCGCTGCAGACGTGACACAAGCTGGTGCGTCCGTGGGAGCCGGGAACCGCAGGGCTGAGGAGCCGCGGGGAGAGCAGGGGCAGAGCCCGGAGGAGGCACAGAGGATGTTATTCCTGCAAGGAAAGGGCATCGGGGTGAAGGAGCTGATGGTAGAGGCAGCTGAGCATCTGCAGGGAGCACCAGGAGGGAGCGTGGAGGCAGGAGAGCAGTTGGTGGAGGTGGAAGGAGAAGGAtggatgcaggaaaaaaaaggctgggaAAAGGAACATCTCCCAGGGGAAGCTGAGGAAGCAGCAGTAAATCAGGGAGAAAATCTGCAGGCAGGTCTGGGGGCACCTGAGGCTGGGCAGGCAGGTCTAGCAGCGGGATGGCAGCTTGCCACGGGTGAGCTTGGCCCGGCTGTAGAAGAGTGTGCGCAGCCCTCGGGTAAAACTCCAGGAGAAGAGGCTGATCCCCCATCAGGTCTCTCCCAGAAGATTGAAATAGAGCCTGGAGAGCACATGGAGCCAGAGCCACCGTCCTGGGATGAGGCACAAACGGGAGCAGCCCAGGGGGATGGTGTCCTCCCCAGGGTAACAGTGGCTCCTGACCCTGTGGTGCTGCAGGAAGAGTGTGTCAGTGTGGAGGTGCATCCCTGGGGAGAGACCTCGGATGCCGATGTGCTGGCAGCCCCAGCTCGGCATGGAGGGAGCAGCGGAGCTGGGATGGAGGACGGGGAGGTGGAGGTACCGCAGCCACGGGGTGAGTCTGTGATGTGGGCCGCAGCGCGGGGAGTGAGTGTGGGTGCAGAGGTGCCACCTGCCGATGTGCAGGAAGGCAGAATGGGAAGAGATGTGCAACCGCTGGAGGCCCAGGGCAGCCATGCCAACGTGCAGCTGTGTGCAGAGGTggaggcagctctgcagcccccgGGTGAGGCTGGGTCCTTGGGGACACAGCCTGGGGGGAGCGTGGCTCCAGATGTGCAACCGCTGGAGGAAGGTGATGAAGCAGAGTTAGGGCTGGGGGAGGAAACGGGTGCTGCTGTGGTGCATGGTGAGAGGCCTTCCCCAGCCGAAACCCCTGTGGTGAGCCCAGACCTGGGTGGGCTGTCCCCAGTTAAGGCTCAGGCACTGGAACTGGTAGGGGCAGAGGAATCTCAGGCAGACACACATGGGGATCCCAGTCCAGAAGACCCCCAGGGAGGGGAGGATGGAGCAGCCATGCAGCTCGGGGATGAGGCTGAGGATGGGGGACGAGGGCAGGGTGAGCGTGGGCTGCAACAGGAGCCTGTGCTCGATCCGCAGGGAGCAGGAGTCGGGCAGGGAGAGGTGGCTGGGGCAGGCGCGGAACCTCGGGAGCTGGAGAACCAGGGCGCTGATGTCAATGGGCAGCTGATTGCAGAGGTGGACGAGCTCAAATCAACCCCAGGAGGGAGCGCAGAGACAGATCTGCAGCAGCTGAGTGAGGCCGGCTCCCTGGATACAGAACAGGGATGGAACATGGCTCCAGATGTGCAATCCTTGGATCAGGTTGATAAACCAGAGTCAGTGGAAATGGTGGAGTCAGAGGACTCCTGGGCAGACATGCAGCTGCATGGGGGTGCCAGCCCAGAAAGTCCCCAAGGAGGGGAGGTCCATGCAGCTGTACATCTCACAGAGGAGGCTGAGGATGAGGCACAAGGGCAGGATGAGCATGGGCTGCAACAGGAGCCTGTGCTTCACCCCCATGGAGTGACCCCCGGGCATGGAGAGGGGGCTCCTGGAGGTGTGCAGCCCCCTGAGGAGGCTGAGAGCCTGGGCAGGCTGCAGGACCAGAGCACTGGGGCAAATGTGCAGCTGCTGACAGAGACAGATGAGCTCAAACCAACCCCAGGAGGGAACATGGAGGCAGATCTGTGGCTCTGGAGTGAGACCAGCTCCTTGGACACAGAGCAGGGAGGGAACGTGGCTCCAGATGTGCAACCCCTGGCTCAGGTTGATAAACCAGAGTTAGTGGAAACGGTGCAGTCAGAGGACTCCTGGGCAGACACGCAGCTGTGGGGGGGGCTCGGCCCAGAAGGCCCAAGGCAAgggggggctggagcagccgTGCAGCTTGGGGAGGAGGCTGGGGATGGGGCACCAGGGCAGGGTGAGCGTGAGCTGCTCCTCGAGCCTGTGCTCGATACACAGGCAGAGGGGGCTGGGGCAGGTGTGCAAGTGTGGGAAGAGGCTGTAATgctggacatgctggaggaCCAGCACACCGGTGTCAATGTCCAGCTGCTTACGGAGGCAGAAGAGCTCAAATCCGCCTCGGGAGGAAGCACGGGGGCAGATGTggcacccctgggtgcagcTGGGATGAGGGAAGGGGCACAGAGGCACAGTCCTGGCTTGGAGGCAGGTCTGTGTGCAGCTCACACTGTGGACATGTGCAAGGAGAATGCTGGTGAATGTGTGTCCCCTCTGGCTGAGGAACTGCCACATCCCAAGCATGCTGCTGCTGATGCTGAGGGTCCTGTGCTGGGAGCACTCGCTGGTCCCAATGGGCAGATCCTGGAGGGTACCCAGACACTGGAAATGCTGCAGGGAGAGAGGGCTGAAGCAGAGGAGAGGCCTTTGGATGGAGCGCAAGGTCTGGAAGGGGTGCAGGCAGAGAGGCTGGAGGCAGGAGCAAGGATTTTGGCTGAAACTCAGAGTTTAGGGATAAAGCAGGGCCGTGATGATGGTGAATCTGTGCTGGCATCCCCAGTCTCCAAGGTGACATTGCAAACCAGCATGCTAAAGCTGGAAACCATGATGCAGGAGGATGTTCTCATTCCAGatgtgtggcagccaggtgcttCGGGACAGGCGGCCCAAAGCAAGCTCCAGGTGCAGGTCTCAGGACAGGGAGATAACATGAGTTTTCACACAGTTTCCCAGCCGCCAGAGAAGCTGCCACACATGGTGGAAATGGAGCAGGCAGATGGACCTTCTGAGCATCCAAAACAAGAGGTGCCACCAGCATCAACCCTTCGCACAAGGGTGCAGCAAGAGGGAGATGCTGGCAGTGATCAGCTGGGGATGGTCCCTGGAGACAGCTCTCTGGGGGGTGCAGCCAACAGCAGCACGCAGCCTCAACAGCAGCTCTTGGGAGAACAGAGCGGAGACCTCAACTTTGCTCCACGGCAGAAGCAGCAAGAGGTTGGGCAGAACACAAGCCAGGAAGGCAAGGCCAGCGCAGGAGAGCCAGGGGCCACGGCTGCAggtggggcaggagctgctccaggaGGTTCTCCTGAAGTTTCCCCAGACCCAGACCATCTCTTCAACGTGCTGTTCGTCGGGGACTCCCACGTGGGCAAAACATCCTTCCTGTACCGCTTGCACGCCGACACCTTCAACCCACACCTCACCGCCACAGTAG GACTGGATTATCAGGTCAAAAACCTCATTGTGGACAACAGGCGCTTTGCCCTCCGTCTGTGGGACTCAGCTGGCCAAGAAAG GTACCGCAGCATCACCAAGCAGTTCTTCCGCAAGGCGGACGGGGTCGTGCTGATGTACGACATCACCTCGGAATATTCCTTCTCGGACGTGCGGTACTGGCTGAGCTGCATCCAG GAAGGAGCAGAAGATGGAGTTGCTATTTTGCTTCTCGGGAACAAAACCGACTGTGCTGCACAGAGACAGGTCCCTACGGAGGAGGGGGAACGCTTGGCCAAG GAGCATCAGCTCATGTTTTACGAATGCAGTGCTGCCTCGGGCCACAACGTCTCCGAGTCCATGGTCAGCTTCATCAG gTTGCTCAAAGATCGTGAAGATAAATTGAAGAATAAGGCAGAAGAGGAACCAAAGCCACCTCAGAAGAAAAAGGGCTGCTGCTGGTGA